Proteins from a genomic interval of Zingiber officinale cultivar Zhangliang chromosome 1B, Zo_v1.1, whole genome shotgun sequence:
- the LOC121987128 gene encoding protein NDL1-like isoform X1 produces MGESSGSVSVDVERISFGGKEHHVLTNNGPISVAVYGDLEKPALLTYPDVALNHMSCFQGLFFCPEAASLLLHNFCIYHISPPGHELGAAPISSHEPVLSVDQLVDQVAEVLNFFGLGSVMCFGVTAGAYILTLFATKYRERVMGLILVSPLCKAPSWSEWLCSKVVSNFLYFYGMCGLVKDYFLQRYFSKEVRGNSQVPESDIVQACRSLLDEKQSVNVWRFLQSINGRYDLTEALKKLHCRTLIFVGEDSPFHSEAIHMTSKLDKRYCALVEVQACGSVITEEQPHAMLIPMEYFLMGYGLCRPSQLGYSPRSPLSPLCISPELLSPESMGVKLKPIKTRVSLDV; encoded by the exons ATGGGGGAGTCGAGCGGGTCGGTCTCGGTCGATGTGGAGAGGATCTCGTTTGGAGGGAAG GAACATCATGTGTTGACAAATAATGGCCCAATCTCGGTTGCTGTTTATGGTGATCTGGAAAAGCCTGCACTTCTTACTTATCCAGATGTAGCCTTAAATC ATATGTCATGCTTTCAAGGATTATTTTTTTGCCCAGAAGCTGCTTCTTTACTGCTTCATAATTTTTGCATCTACCATATTAGTCCTCCAGGACATGAG TTAGGTGCTGCTCCAATTTCTTCGCATGAACCAGTGCTTTCTGTGGATCAGTTAGTCGATCAGGTGGCAGAAGTTCTTAATTTCTTTGG TCTAGGTTCTGTCATGTGCTTTGGTGTTACGGCAGGTGCCTACATTCTCACCCTTTTTGCT ACTAAATATAGGGAACGGGTTATGGGGCTCATACTTGTCTCACCTCTTTGCAAGGCTCCCTCATGGTCAGAGTGGTTATGCAGTAAG GTAGTatcaaattttctttatttttatggaATGTGTGGCTTGGTCAAGGATTACTTTCTCCAACGGTACTTTAGCAAG GAGGTTCGAGGAAATTCTCAGGTCCCAGAATCAGACATTGTGCAAGCTTGTAGAAGT TTGCTGGATGAAAAGCAAAGCGTTAATGTTTGGCGGTTTCTTCAGTCAATTAATGG GAGATACGACTTGACGGAAGCATTGAAGAAGCTTCATTGTAGGACACTGATATTCGTGGGCGAGGATTCTCCATTTCACTCAGAAGCCATCCATATGACATCGAAACTGGACAAGAGATACTGTGCATTGGTCGAGGTTCAGGCATGCGGTTCGGTCATTACAGAAGAGCAACCCCACGCAATGTTGATTCCAATGGAATACTTTCTGATGGGGTATGGCTTGTGCCGGCCAAGCCAGCTGGGCTACAGCCCCCGTAGTCCGCTGAGTCCGCTATGCATCTCACCGGAGCTGCTCTCGCCGGAAAGCATGGGAGTAAAGCTAAAGCCCATCAAGACAAGAGTATCCCTTGACGTTTGA
- the LOC121987128 gene encoding protein NDL1-like isoform X3, with protein sequence MSCFQGLFFCPEAASLLLHNFCIYHISPPGHELGAAPISSHEPVLSVDQLVDQVAEVLNFFGLGSVMCFGVTAGAYILTLFATKYRERVMGLILVSPLCKAPSWSEWLCSKVVSNFLYFYGMCGLVKDYFLQRYFSKEVRGNSQVPESDIVQACRSLLDEKQSVNVWRFLQSINGRYDLTEALKKLHCRTLIFVGEDSPFHSEAIHMTSKLDKRYCALVEVQACGSVITEEQPHAMLIPMEYFLMGYGLCRPSQLGYSPRSPLSPLCISPELLSPESMGVKLKPIKTRVSLDV encoded by the exons ATGTCATGCTTTCAAGGATTATTTTTTTGCCCAGAAGCTGCTTCTTTACTGCTTCATAATTTTTGCATCTACCATATTAGTCCTCCAGGACATGAG TTAGGTGCTGCTCCAATTTCTTCGCATGAACCAGTGCTTTCTGTGGATCAGTTAGTCGATCAGGTGGCAGAAGTTCTTAATTTCTTTGG TCTAGGTTCTGTCATGTGCTTTGGTGTTACGGCAGGTGCCTACATTCTCACCCTTTTTGCT ACTAAATATAGGGAACGGGTTATGGGGCTCATACTTGTCTCACCTCTTTGCAAGGCTCCCTCATGGTCAGAGTGGTTATGCAGTAAG GTAGTatcaaattttctttatttttatggaATGTGTGGCTTGGTCAAGGATTACTTTCTCCAACGGTACTTTAGCAAG GAGGTTCGAGGAAATTCTCAGGTCCCAGAATCAGACATTGTGCAAGCTTGTAGAAGT TTGCTGGATGAAAAGCAAAGCGTTAATGTTTGGCGGTTTCTTCAGTCAATTAATGG GAGATACGACTTGACGGAAGCATTGAAGAAGCTTCATTGTAGGACACTGATATTCGTGGGCGAGGATTCTCCATTTCACTCAGAAGCCATCCATATGACATCGAAACTGGACAAGAGATACTGTGCATTGGTCGAGGTTCAGGCATGCGGTTCGGTCATTACAGAAGAGCAACCCCACGCAATGTTGATTCCAATGGAATACTTTCTGATGGGGTATGGCTTGTGCCGGCCAAGCCAGCTGGGCTACAGCCCCCGTAGTCCGCTGAGTCCGCTATGCATCTCACCGGAGCTGCTCTCGCCGGAAAGCATGGGAGTAAAGCTAAAGCCCATCAAGACAAGAGTATCCCTTGACGTTTGA
- the LOC121987113 gene encoding mitochondrial carrier protein CoAc2-like: protein MAEERGGGVSTAVKEEVRAGTIPLVVKELVAGGVAGGVAKSAVAPLERVKILFQTRRAEFQSIGLLGSFRKIVQTEGLLGFYRGNGASVARIVPYAALHYMAYEQYRRWIVLGFPNIGKGPVLDLVSGSIAGGTAVIFTYPLDLVRTKLAFQVVGPSRLKDRKLYSLPEQVYRGILDCILKIYKQNGLRGLYRGVGPSLYGIFPYSGLKFYFYEEMKSHVPEDHKKGISVKLACGSVAGLLGQTLTYPLDVVRRQMQVEALSTANNEMGRGTFGSLVMIIQTQGWRQLFSGLSINYLKVVPSVAIGFTAYDVMKSWLKVPSRDEVAAISVVTENTNHAEA, encoded by the exons atggCGGAGGAGAGAGGAGGCGGAGTGTCGACGGCGGTGAAGGAAGAGGTCAGGGCAGGGACGATCCCTCTCGTTGTGAAAGAGCTCGTCGCCGGGGGCGTCGCCGGCGGAGTCGCCAAGTCGGCCGTTGCTCCCCTTGAGCGTGTCAAGATTCTCTTTCAG ACCAGAAGAGCAGAGTTCCAGAGTATAGGATTGTTGGGATCCTTCAGGAAGATTGTACAGACTGAAGGTTTGTTAGGATTCTACAG GGGAAATGGAGCCAGTGTTGCAAGAATTGTCCCCTATGCAGCTTTACATTATATGGCATATGAGCAGTATAGACGCTGGATTGTTCTTGGGTTTCCTAATATAGGAAAGGGTCCTGTTCTTGATCTTGTTTCAGGGTCAATAGCAGGAGGAACTGCAGTTATTTTCACTTACCCACTTGATTTAGTTCGAACAAAGCTTGCTTTTCAG GTTGTAGGACCATCAAGACTAAAAGATAGAAAACTATACAGTTTGCCTGAACAAGTTTATCGAGGAATTCTTGATTGTATCTTGAAGATATACAAACAAAATGGCTTGAGAGGCCTATATCGTGGTGTAG gcCCATccttgtatggaatctttccttACTCTGGTCTCAAGTTTTATTTTTACGAGGAAATGAAGAGCCATGTTCCTGAAGATCACAAAAAGGGCATTTCCGTCAAACTTGCATGTGGATCTGTTGCTGGTTTACTGGGGCAGACATTGACGTATCCCCTTGATGTTGTTAGACGGCAAATGCAG GTAGAAGCCCTCTCCACAGCTAACAATGAAATGGGGAGAGGAACCTTTGGAAGCCTTGTCATGATAATTCAAACGCAGGGTTGGAGACAGCTTTTTTCTGGACTGAGCATCAATTATTTGAAG GTTGTGCCATCAGTGGCAATAGGATTTACCGCATATGACGTAATGAAATCTTGGCTTAAAGTTCCGTCTCGAGATGAAGTAGCAGCCATTTCAGTTGTGACAGAGAACACTAACCATGCTGAAGCCTGA
- the LOC121987128 gene encoding protein NDL2-like isoform X2 translates to MGESSGSVSVDVERISFGGKICHAFKDYFFAQKLLLYCFIIFASTILVLQDMSVLQLGAAPISSHEPVLSVDQLVDQVAEVLNFFGLGSVMCFGVTAGAYILTLFATKYRERVMGLILVSPLCKAPSWSEWLCSKVVSNFLYFYGMCGLVKDYFLQRYFSKEVRGNSQVPESDIVQACRSLLDEKQSVNVWRFLQSINGRYDLTEALKKLHCRTLIFVGEDSPFHSEAIHMTSKLDKRYCALVEVQACGSVITEEQPHAMLIPMEYFLMGYGLCRPSQLGYSPRSPLSPLCISPELLSPESMGVKLKPIKTRVSLDV, encoded by the exons ATGGGGGAGTCGAGCGGGTCGGTCTCGGTCGATGTGGAGAGGATCTCGTTTGGAGGGAAG ATATGTCATGCTTTCAAGGATTATTTTTTTGCCCAGAAGCTGCTTCTTTACTGCTTCATAATTTTTGCATCTACCATATTAGTCCTCCAGGACATGAG TGTCCTGCAGTTAGGTGCTGCTCCAATTTCTTCGCATGAACCAGTGCTTTCTGTGGATCAGTTAGTCGATCAGGTGGCAGAAGTTCTTAATTTCTTTGG TCTAGGTTCTGTCATGTGCTTTGGTGTTACGGCAGGTGCCTACATTCTCACCCTTTTTGCT ACTAAATATAGGGAACGGGTTATGGGGCTCATACTTGTCTCACCTCTTTGCAAGGCTCCCTCATGGTCAGAGTGGTTATGCAGTAAG GTAGTatcaaattttctttatttttatggaATGTGTGGCTTGGTCAAGGATTACTTTCTCCAACGGTACTTTAGCAAG GAGGTTCGAGGAAATTCTCAGGTCCCAGAATCAGACATTGTGCAAGCTTGTAGAAGT TTGCTGGATGAAAAGCAAAGCGTTAATGTTTGGCGGTTTCTTCAGTCAATTAATGG GAGATACGACTTGACGGAAGCATTGAAGAAGCTTCATTGTAGGACACTGATATTCGTGGGCGAGGATTCTCCATTTCACTCAGAAGCCATCCATATGACATCGAAACTGGACAAGAGATACTGTGCATTGGTCGAGGTTCAGGCATGCGGTTCGGTCATTACAGAAGAGCAACCCCACGCAATGTTGATTCCAATGGAATACTTTCTGATGGGGTATGGCTTGTGCCGGCCAAGCCAGCTGGGCTACAGCCCCCGTAGTCCGCTGAGTCCGCTATGCATCTCACCGGAGCTGCTCTCGCCGGAAAGCATGGGAGTAAAGCTAAAGCCCATCAAGACAAGAGTATCCCTTGACGTTTGA